ATAGATTGTTCTCACTTTGGATTAGGTCAcagaaaatctgaaaatgtcatAGATTAAGTGATTTAAATCAACCTTTATTGGACATTAATTGCATTCATATTTAGTGTTCCTTAATGTTTACAAATACATTAAGCACACACGTTGGGTTTCCACGTTTTAGAGGGACTTTCCATAGAAATAgttatattatactgtacaaattgtACATTTTGTCTCTTAACTCTACGCATAACCCTAATCTTAATTGATGTATTTTAACAATGTGATCTaatgagtatttatttatatgtatttcatAGTGACAGCATTatgatatttcattttttaaaagtgatCACGTTTAGCTTTGGGGGTGCGTAAACATTTTAACACTTAATACTAATGCAATTAATGATAAAGGTTGATTTTAGGCATTTAATTAATGAATGCCGATAATCTATAACCTAATCTAAAGTGAGAAATATTTGCGGTTAAGTTGTTTACAAAGCATTATCTAACTCTTTAGATCTAATTAGtcaataaaaatgtgttaattacAGTGACAATGAATGAAAAACTCACTGTGTGTACGTAGTCTATTACTACATTAACAACAGTTTATAAACAGTTAATTAACCATATAGTTGGAAAATATTTCCAAGATACATTATTACTGTATTCTTATAATAAAGTGTTAACACTTTATCcattaaattgttataaataaCTTAGGTAAgtacaaatgtcagggcatgtcacaACATGCCTCAGGAACAGCTCCTGAGGGTTACATTCATAACTCATCTATGCATTTGTGCTCAACACTGCAACAAATTGTTCATGAATCAAACTGATCCAGTTTCCAACTCCAATCCAGCTCACTCACTCAATGATCCAGTCACAGCGGTAGTCAAGTTATCAAAAGAAATGAGGCAAGAATCAAAAGTAATATGATCTTTGGAGAAATTTACTGATGAAGTGAAAATAAAGCTATTGTAATGATTTCAAAAGGAAAGGGAAcgtgtttttaaattaacatgaaaCAGTTCATTTAAACAAACTGTTCAAAGAAGGCACTTATGGAAATTTAAGTATTATTTCATTCTCATAATTGGAAAACATTGCCTGCCTTGTGTCCTAGGAGAAAATGCCACTGATATAATCATACTAAAATATACAGTGGAAAATATCTGCTAGCTATAGTTATGAAACCCCTATTCATCCACATATTTGAACATAGTGattaagtgaaagtgaaagtcaAACCTCAGTATGTTCAGTCGACAGTGTGGACTCTTCAGTCCTTCATAAatcagcttcactcctgaatcctgcaggtgATTGTTACTCAGGTCCAGCTCTGTCAGATGGGAGTTTGATGATTGTAGAGCAGAAGACAAAGTTTCACAGCATGTTTCATCAATATCACAGCCATCAAATCTGCCAAAACAGAATGTTTTGCCAGAttattttttgatgttgtgTTTCTGCAGTGACTAATTGTACTCTTCATAATTGGGACaggaaaatatttcacataatattttgacatttaattgTTTAGTGATGTAGAACAAAACACTTAATTGAACAGCAGTCAGTGTAATTACTCACAGTGCTTTTCTACAGCATCTCACAGCTGGGATGAGTCTCTTGTAGTTTAAAGGTGGCGTGAACCTCTTTGGGTTGAACTCATCCAGCACCTTCTCCGACATCAGCAGTATGTAGGTCAGCACTGTGCACATTGAAGATGAGAGTTTTCTTCCTGGATGTTTATCTGAACTGAGGTAACTCTGGATTTCCTCATATAATGAATGATCTTTGAGCTCAAGTAAGCAGAAGAATAGGTTGACTGAAGCTTCATCTGTGATATTCTTGTTTTGTACTTGTTTAATGTATTCAGTTATTTGTCTGATGCTCTCTGTGGTGTCTTTAGTGTGCGTGAACAGGCCTTTGAGCAGATTTTGACTGGATTCCAGTGAAATGCCCATCAGAAATCGTAAGAACAGGTCCAGATGTCCTCTTTTACTCTGCATTGCTTTATCAGTGGCTCTCTTTGTTAAGTCATGAAATTTGACAAATCTAAAGAAGAATTTAAACTTTTGTATGACTGTAGTTTGTGAATCTTCAAAGAAAAACCGAAGCTCTTGCTTGTTCTTGTTCAGGTAGCAGATGAACACATGCACTGCAGCGAGAAACTCTTGAACGCTTAAATGCACGAAGCAGAAGACCTTTGTCTTATAAAGTCCATCTTCCTTCCTAAAGATCTCAGCGATCATTCCTGTGAACTCGGTGTCTTTACTCGCATCAATACCACATGCTTTCAGATCTTCCTCATAGAACATAATGTTTTCCTTCTTCAGTTGTTCAAACGCTAACTTGGCTAACTTCAAAATCAACTCTCTATTAAATTGTAAGTGCTCTGCACATTCTATTTCATCTTGTTCATCATACTTCTGACTTTTCATGTTCATCTGTATCCGCAGGAAGTGAATGTACATTTCAGTGAGTGTTGTGCTGATGTTCTCTGCATTGTTCTCAATGAGAATATCTTGAAGTACTGTGGCTGTGATCCAGCAGAACACAGGaatgtggcacatgatgtaCAGACTACGAGACGTCTTaatgtgtgagatgattctgGAGGCCAGACTCTCATCTGTGATTCTCTTTCTGAAGTACTCCTCCTTCTGTTGGTCAGTGAATCCTCGCACCTCTGTGAACAAACCTACATACCGAGGaggaatctgattggctgctgctggtcGTGATGTCACCCAGACAAGAGCTGATGGAAGCAGATCACCTTTGACCAGACTTGTAAACAGCACATCTACAGATGCTCTTTCCTCAACAGTGTTCAATGTTTCGCTTTTAAAGTTCAATGGCAATCGACTCTCATCAAGTCCATCAAATATAAATGCAAGCTTGCATTccttatataactttgatttcTCCAGATCTTTTAAGTCAGGATAAAATTTCAGCAGAAACTCATGGAGATCGACCTCTCTTTCTCTAATCACATTGATCTCTCTGAATGGAAGCAGGAACACACAGTCTATATCCTGATTGGTGTTTCCTTCTGCCCAGTCCAGGATGAATTTGTGCacagagactgtttttccaatGCCCGCAACTCCCTTGGTCAGCACAATCTTCTCTTCATTGTTTTTCTTCAGTTCAGTAAATATATCATTGCATTTGATTGGTTTatcatgtgtttttttgttcttgAAAGCATCATCAATCTTCAGAATCTCATGTTCCTGATTGACATCTTTCATATCTCCCTCTGTGATGAACAGCTCTGTGTAAACAGCCTTGAGATCTGTGTCATTTTCTTTGTTGCcctcaaaaatatattttgctttcctctttatgttgtttttgtgaGTCTTCAAGAAGTTTTGCAGCtctataattaaaaacaaataaataagactgACAAAAAGGCATTAAACAAATTTGACACATTTTCTTCATATCAGTatgattatcattattaataactgaTTCAGACAGATACAGTTCATACTGCTGAAAACAGTGCTATACATCCAACACATCAAACAGGATGTAAGGCTGTATTTACAACGTGTTTTAACCTGCTTAAATGAACCTTTGCATGTGTGATTGTAATCATGCCTTGATGTCATCTATTGGTCAACTTTAATAAACAATTGTATCATAATATAAGATGTTTAAATTAGGTTTTTAGACTATTGTAAATGGGGTATCACTGGGGAAACACTGTTCTCTTCTATACAGTTGCGTAGCTACAGGTGGGCCTGGGTGGGCCCGGGCCCAcccactttcatctgtggcccacccaatgagaagttgatttttttacaaattgatgtaatttattaaacaatactaataaatgtcttatttcactgtaactttatatatttattaaaaaatattaaacgcttgttttcatGGTGAATTACAGGTCGTTTCTTAGTTTTCCCTCTTCCTATATGTGCATCACacttgtcaaaatgatgattcgtccgtttctgtaagtcccacccacaatgttatgtttacaacgtaaggatataatagtaaaatgtgcgcgtttgtgaaattaaatttgaaaatagcagagttaagcaaacataaatcagatctattctttaaaaagtaaaagtcttagcaataaatccggaccgtctacaaatgaaaccTGACAGACCACCTGAGGGTGCTGAATTTATTGAtcggaaacttctgaaccaagCGTGTTTGAAgcatcatattagcataggtacagtgtttgatccgctaaacagatgcgtccttacaacaaactgcataatttgcagctgTGCACATTTCTGCGGTACTTGATGTGCGAGAACTGacagagacgtttgattatgaaatcatcagcgaagccccgttgtttcacactgaggtaatgctttttaataaacttcctttagttaacgttagttaatgcattaactaacattcgaaatacatttaattccgtgtttattcatctttgttaaccagctcaggcaaatgttaacagatacaacttttaattttaataatagcctaaattttgaaatgaacattaacataacaaat
The sequence above is drawn from the Onychostoma macrolepis isolate SWU-2019 chromosome 04, ASM1243209v1, whole genome shotgun sequence genome and encodes:
- the LOC131538481 gene encoding NACHT, LRR and PYD domains-containing protein 3-like, translating into MNTTVPVGELQNFLKTHKNNIKRKAKYIFEGNKENDTDLKAVYTELFITEGDMKDVNQEHEILKIDDAFKNKKTHDKPIKCNDIFTELKKNNEEKIVLTKGVAGIGKTVSVHKFILDWAEGNTNQDIDCVFLLPFREINVIREREVDLHEFLLKFYPDLKDLEKSKLYKECKLAFIFDGLDESRLPLNFKSETLNTVEERASVDVLFTSLVKGDLLPSALVWVTSRPAAANQIPPRYVGLFTEVRGFTDQQKEEYFRKRITDESLASRIISHIKTSRSLYIMCHIPVFCWITATVLQDILIENNAENISTTLTEMYIHFLRIQMNMKSQKYDEQDEIECAEHLQFNRELILKLAKLAFEQLKKENIMFYEEDLKACGIDASKDTEFTGMIAEIFRKEDGLYKTKVFCFVHLSVQEFLAAVHVFICYLNKNKQELRFFFEDSQTTVIQKFKFFFRFVKFHDLTKRATDKAMQSKRGHLDLFLRFLMGISLESSQNLLKGLFTHTKDTTESIRQITEYIKQVQNKNITDEASVNLFFCLLELKDHSLYEEIQSYLSSDKHPGRKLSSSMCTVLTYILLMSEKVLDEFNPKRFTPPLNYKRLIPAVRCCRKALFDGCDIDETCCETLSSALQSSNSHLTELDLSNNHLQDSGVKLIYEGLKSPHCRLNILRLCGCNLTAQSCESLSSVLKSSNSVLRELDLSNNDLQDSGVTLLSEGLKSPNCQLTLLRLCGCNLTAEICGSLSSVLQSSNSRLRELDLSNNDLQDSGVKLLSEGLKSPNSKLERLRLSGCMVTEEGCRYVSSVLTSNPSHLRELDLSYNHPGDSGVKLSEKPEDPIYTLMDYGGECRITAGLNKYACFLTLDPDTANKRLILSEENRKVTNVREDQSYSDHPDRFDVCQVLCRESVCGRCYWEIECSGRNYGVFISVSYKSISRKGRSYECVFGNNDQSWSLDCSPSKYSFRHNDIQTDLPVKPISSRTGVYGNIYRIGVYVDHGAGTLSFYSVSDTLSLIYTVQTTFTQPLYPGFGFGVRTAYKLSPYNISSVKLC